A genome region from Spirochaetales bacterium includes the following:
- a CDS encoding DNA alkylation repair protein yields MNIISEIRKELNQLSQNPSNVKDFSRFHKDGKKHIGLVTKIVRNLSAEKYKQVRHLEKKKIYFICEELLETGNHGCQIVAFDWSYRIRTHYRKEDLTVFEKWIDTYVDNWGSCDDVCTHALGYHLYLFREDIPKIRRWTISKNKWKRRASAVVFIYPVKKKKYLDEVFGIAESLLTDEEDLVQKAYGWLLKVASAVERQKVFDFVIQHKNTMPRTALRYAIEKMPDFSRNQALAKD; encoded by the coding sequence ATGAACATAATATCTGAAATACGTAAAGAACTGAATCAACTTTCACAAAACCCGTCCAATGTGAAAGATTTTTCCCGTTTCCACAAAGACGGGAAAAAACACATCGGCCTGGTAACGAAAATCGTGAGAAACCTTTCCGCGGAAAAATATAAACAGGTCAGACACCTCGAGAAGAAAAAAATCTACTTCATTTGTGAAGAACTTCTCGAAACCGGGAACCATGGATGCCAGATCGTGGCTTTCGATTGGTCGTACAGAATCAGAACACACTACAGAAAAGAAGATTTAACCGTTTTCGAAAAGTGGATCGACACTTACGTCGATAATTGGGGAAGCTGCGACGATGTGTGCACCCATGCCCTCGGATATCATTTGTATCTCTTCCGCGAAGACATCCCTAAAATCCGACGGTGGACCATATCGAAAAACAAATGGAAGAGAAGGGCCTCGGCGGTCGTCTTCATTTACCCGGTGAAAAAAAAGAAATACCTCGACGAAGTATTCGGGATCGCGGAATCATTATTAACAGATGAAGAAGACCTGGTGCAGAAAGCATATGGCTGGCTGCTGAAGGTGGCATCGGCCGTTGAAAGACAAAAAGTATTCGATTTTGTAATACAACATAAAAATACCATGCCCAGGACCGCGCTGCGATATGCGATAGAAAAAATGCCCGACTTCTCGAGGAACCAGGCGTTGGCAAAAGATTAA